One genomic window of Micrococcus flavus includes the following:
- a CDS encoding GNAT family N-acetyltransferase, with protein sequence METVPVSPEPAVDLRPVAAKDEEFLWGWLHGTPDPEWKRWDAPYFHAGDTPVPDRSAFAVTHARHVEDRHRRIVAVDGASVGLVTRYEEAPAGGGWWELGILLFDPSRWGRGIGRRALAAWTDATFAETDAHLITLTSWSGNERMVACAQHAGYTSVARVPEARAWDGRRWDSVRLGLLRAEWQAARTPAADDAAPLTPPDIAFREGEVPAAEDLRRLYDAVGWSAYTQDMETLAAGVAGSSRVVTGWAGDVLVGLARVVSDGHTIAYLQDLLVDPAHQRRGIASELLRRVFAPYVHVRQHVLITDAEPGQRAFYEAAGFCEIRDGRSPGRAFVRFAA encoded by the coding sequence GGGCTGGCTGCACGGGACGCCGGACCCGGAGTGGAAGCGCTGGGACGCCCCGTACTTCCACGCCGGGGACACGCCGGTCCCGGACCGGTCTGCGTTTGCCGTCACGCACGCCCGACACGTCGAGGACCGGCACCGGCGGATCGTCGCCGTGGACGGCGCCTCCGTGGGTCTGGTGACCCGGTACGAGGAGGCCCCCGCCGGCGGAGGCTGGTGGGAGCTGGGGATCTTGCTGTTCGACCCGTCACGCTGGGGGCGGGGGATCGGACGCCGTGCGCTGGCGGCGTGGACGGACGCGACCTTCGCGGAGACCGATGCGCACCTGATCACCCTGACCTCGTGGTCCGGCAACGAGCGCATGGTGGCCTGCGCCCAGCATGCGGGGTACACGTCCGTCGCCCGCGTCCCCGAGGCCCGCGCCTGGGACGGGCGGCGCTGGGACTCGGTCCGCCTGGGCCTGCTGCGCGCCGAGTGGCAGGCGGCCCGCACTCCCGCCGCCGACGACGCCGCCCCGCTCACGCCCCCGGATATCGCCTTCCGCGAGGGTGAGGTCCCGGCGGCCGAGGACCTTCGCCGGCTCTACGACGCGGTCGGCTGGAGCGCCTACACCCAGGACATGGAGACGCTCGCGGCGGGGGTCGCCGGGTCTTCCCGTGTGGTGACCGGGTGGGCGGGCGACGTCCTGGTGGGGCTGGCCCGGGTGGTCTCGGACGGCCACACCATCGCGTACCTGCAGGACCTGCTCGTGGACCCGGCGCACCAGCGGCGGGGGATCGCCTCGGAGCTGCTGCGCCGCGTGTTCGCCCCCTACGTCCATGTCCGCCAGCACGTGCTGATCACGGACGCCGAGCCCGGCCAGCGCGCCTTCTACGAGGCCGCCGGGTTCTGCGAGATCCGGGACGGCCGGTCCCCGGGTCGGGCGTTCGTGCGCTTCGCCGCCTGA
- a CDS encoding rhodanese-like domain-containing protein has translation MEDALADGASVVDVRSPGEFAAGAIPGAVNIPVDELRDRLADVPEGELVVHCAVGLRGHIAARILAAHGRRARNLDGGYRTWTAGTASGAAQTA, from the coding sequence CTGGAGGACGCGCTCGCCGACGGGGCCTCCGTGGTGGACGTGCGCTCCCCCGGGGAGTTCGCGGCCGGGGCCATCCCGGGTGCGGTCAACATCCCCGTGGACGAGCTCCGCGACCGCCTCGCCGACGTCCCCGAGGGCGAGCTCGTGGTGCACTGCGCCGTGGGGCTGCGCGGGCACATCGCCGCCCGCATCCTCGCCGCGCACGGCCGCCGGGCCCGCAACCTCGACGGCGGTTACCGCACCTGGACGGCGGGCACCGCCTCGGGGGCCGCGCAGACGGCGTGA
- a CDS encoding FAD-dependent oxidoreductase, whose amino-acid sequence MTETSHPASPARYVIVGGVAGGMSTATRLRRLDETAEITVVERSAHVSFANCGLPYDVGGVIEERSSLLLQTPESLAARFGIRVLVDTEVTGIDAAARTVALRTAAGAETELGYDHLVLSPGARPVFPPIPGIERALPLRDVEDTDRMAAAVADARTAVVVGGGFIGVEAAENLVHRGLQVTLVEATSQVMAPLDPEMAAPVHERLRERGVDLRLGAAGRPHRIIHTHPASHAGYYPGAATMALKLLVDPETDAILGAQGVGEEGVDKRIDVIATAIAGGLTASDLADLELAYAPAFGSAKDAVNMLGYVDQNVAGGVSETVQ is encoded by the coding sequence ATGACCGAGACCTCGCACCCCGCCTCCCCCGCCCGCTATGTGATCGTCGGCGGCGTGGCCGGCGGCATGTCCACCGCCACGCGCCTGCGTCGGCTGGACGAGACCGCCGAGATCACCGTGGTCGAGCGCAGCGCCCACGTGTCCTTCGCCAACTGCGGCCTGCCCTACGACGTGGGCGGCGTGATCGAGGAGCGGTCCTCCCTGCTGCTGCAGACGCCCGAGTCGCTCGCGGCCCGCTTCGGGATCCGCGTGCTCGTGGACACCGAGGTCACCGGGATCGACGCCGCGGCCCGCACCGTCGCCCTCCGCACGGCGGCGGGCGCGGAGACGGAGCTCGGGTACGACCACCTCGTCCTCTCCCCCGGCGCCCGGCCCGTGTTCCCGCCCATCCCGGGCATCGAGCGCGCCCTGCCCCTGCGGGACGTGGAGGACACCGACCGGATGGCCGCCGCTGTGGCGGACGCGCGCACCGCCGTCGTGGTGGGCGGCGGGTTCATCGGCGTGGAGGCGGCCGAGAACCTCGTGCACCGCGGCCTGCAGGTGACCCTCGTGGAGGCGACCTCTCAGGTGATGGCGCCGCTGGACCCCGAGATGGCCGCGCCGGTGCACGAGCGGCTGCGCGAGCGCGGTGTGGACCTGCGGCTCGGCGCGGCCGGGCGCCCGCACCGGATCATCCACACCCACCCCGCCTCCCACGCCGGCTACTACCCCGGGGCGGCCACGATGGCGCTCAAGCTCCTCGTGGACCCGGAGACGGACGCGATCCTGGGCGCCCAGGGCGTCGGCGAGGAGGGCGTGGACAAGCGGATCGACGTGATCGCCACCGCGATCGCCGGCGGCCTCACCGCCTCCGACCTCGCCGACCTCGAGCTCGCCTACGCCCCGGCGTTCGGCTCCGCCAAGGACGCCGTGAACATGCTGGGCTACGTGGACCAGAACGTGGCCGGCGGCGTCAGCGAGACCGTGCAGTGA
- a CDS encoding bifunctional 3'-5' exonuclease/DNA polymerase — translation MHIVLGPAPDAGSGTWCAVPAEPDAPAGLPEVPTPVTFPREAASDVVRDLPRRLGTEARAVRWVLASVAEEYPRWLRAGVPVDAVRDLSLGQRILTRAAAAGAVEYRPAVELAVHEPEGDAPAGEAAPALQQGTMFELPAPAAQAAPDVRRLAAELAAQHRAVASSAHPARLRLLLAAESQGALVAAEIHRAGLPWRADLHDARLTERLGPRPAEGERPARLQALAEQVADDLGAPGLNPDSQKDLLRALQTAGVTVDSTRQHELQSWAARGGAEAEARTARIAALLEYKALYRLWTANGWHWLDTWVRDGRFHAAYLVGGVVTGRWAAHGGGAMQVPAVVRDAVRADDGHLLTVADASQVEPRILAAMAQDAALAAAGSTPDLYREVAEQGRSAGTALDDRSRAKVALLGAMYGATTGDSAALLPHLRRLYPNALGLLEQAAAAGEAGRPVSTWLGRWSPPADEGWLSAVADRSTRQAESRAGTLRRSAGRFTRNYVVQGTAAEWALCWMGEIRRRLRTAGARTQLVFFVHDEVVLHGPAEEAEAVAGVVREAAAEAGRLLFGAAPVDFPLTVSQTESYADAK, via the coding sequence GTGCACATCGTCCTCGGCCCCGCGCCCGACGCCGGCTCCGGCACCTGGTGCGCGGTCCCGGCGGAGCCGGACGCGCCCGCGGGCCTGCCGGAGGTGCCCACCCCGGTGACCTTCCCGCGCGAGGCCGCATCCGACGTCGTCCGCGACCTCCCGCGACGGCTCGGGACGGAGGCGCGGGCCGTGCGCTGGGTGCTGGCCTCGGTGGCCGAGGAGTATCCGCGGTGGCTGCGCGCGGGCGTGCCCGTGGACGCCGTCCGGGACCTGTCCCTCGGTCAGCGCATCCTGACGCGCGCCGCGGCGGCCGGGGCGGTGGAGTACCGACCGGCGGTGGAGCTGGCCGTGCACGAGCCGGAGGGCGATGCCCCCGCCGGGGAGGCGGCGCCCGCCCTCCAGCAGGGGACGATGTTCGAGCTCCCCGCCCCCGCCGCGCAGGCCGCCCCCGACGTGCGCCGGCTGGCCGCGGAGCTCGCGGCCCAGCACCGGGCCGTGGCCTCCTCCGCCCACCCGGCGCGTCTCCGCCTGCTGCTGGCCGCGGAATCCCAGGGTGCGCTCGTGGCCGCCGAGATCCACCGGGCGGGGCTGCCGTGGCGCGCCGACCTGCACGACGCACGCCTGACCGAACGCCTGGGCCCCCGGCCGGCCGAGGGTGAGCGGCCCGCACGGCTGCAGGCACTGGCCGAACAGGTGGCGGACGACCTCGGCGCCCCCGGGCTGAACCCGGACTCCCAGAAGGACCTGCTGCGCGCCCTCCAGACCGCCGGGGTCACGGTGGACTCCACGCGCCAGCACGAGCTGCAGTCGTGGGCCGCGCGCGGAGGAGCGGAGGCGGAGGCGCGGACGGCGCGCATCGCCGCGCTTCTGGAGTACAAGGCGCTCTACCGCCTCTGGACCGCCAACGGCTGGCACTGGCTCGACACCTGGGTGCGGGACGGCCGCTTCCATGCCGCCTACCTGGTGGGCGGCGTGGTCACCGGCCGGTGGGCGGCCCACGGCGGCGGGGCCATGCAGGTGCCGGCGGTGGTGCGCGACGCGGTGCGGGCCGACGACGGCCACCTCCTCACCGTGGCGGACGCCTCCCAGGTGGAGCCGCGGATCCTCGCGGCCATGGCGCAGGACGCCGCCCTCGCCGCCGCGGGATCCACCCCGGACCTGTACCGCGAGGTGGCGGAGCAGGGGCGTTCGGCCGGCACCGCCCTCGACGACCGCTCCCGCGCCAAGGTGGCCCTCCTGGGGGCCATGTACGGTGCCACCACCGGGGACTCCGCCGCCCTGCTGCCGCACCTGCGTCGGCTCTACCCGAACGCCCTGGGCCTGCTGGAGCAGGCCGCCGCCGCCGGCGAGGCGGGACGGCCCGTGTCGACGTGGCTGGGCCGCTGGTCGCCGCCCGCGGACGAGGGGTGGCTCAGCGCCGTCGCCGACCGCTCCACCCGCCAGGCGGAGTCCCGGGCCGGCACCCTGCGCCGCTCGGCCGGGCGCTTCACCCGCAACTACGTGGTGCAGGGCACCGCGGCCGAGTGGGCCCTGTGCTGGATGGGGGAGATCCGGCGGCGTCTGCGGACGGCCGGAGCGAGGACGCAGCTGGTCTTCTTCGTGCACGACGAGGTGGTCCTGCACGGGCCGGCGGAGGAGGCGGAGGCCGTGGCCGGCGTCGTGCGGGAGGCCGCCGCGGAGGCGGGGCGGCTGCTCTTCGGCGCCGCGCCGGTGGACTTCCCGTTGACGGTGTCCCAGACGGAGTCCTACGCCGACGCGAAGTGA
- a CDS encoding dicarboxylate/amino acid:cation symporter translates to MSSAVPPSHPPVSPASSTHDADDASPARRPRFGLLPRILVAIALGVAVGLVSPDWLARLAATFTSLFSAFLGFIVPVLIVALVAPAIAELGRGAGKWLGLTAGIAYLSTLLGGLLSLTVAALLFPRILTPGSIAGVTDPSEATAAPFFEIEMGPPFGVMTALLLAFVLGIGMTLIPRGVMQQGFEELRTIIERVVTGLIVPLLPFYIFGIFLAMAAAGEVFTVIMTFLGVILIVFALTLVLLVLQYLVAGAISRRNPFHALKAMLPAYATALGTSSSAATIPVTLRQVLSLGVRQPIASFVVPLAATIHLAGSTVKIVAFSTAVILLTGGTVDLPLMVGFIFMLGITMVAAPGVPGGAIVAASGLLSTMLGFTEPMVALMVATYIAIDSFGTATNVTGDGAIALVMDRIAGDRIEDRSTAEETARD, encoded by the coding sequence ATGTCCTCCGCGGTCCCCCCGTCTCATCCCCCCGTCTCCCCCGCGTCGTCGACGCACGACGCCGACGACGCCTCACCCGCCCGTCGCCCCCGGTTCGGGCTGCTGCCCCGCATCCTCGTCGCCATCGCCCTGGGTGTGGCGGTCGGCCTCGTGTCCCCCGACTGGCTCGCGCGCCTGGCGGCGACGTTCACCTCCCTCTTCAGCGCCTTCCTGGGGTTCATCGTCCCGGTGCTGATCGTGGCCCTCGTCGCCCCCGCGATCGCCGAGCTCGGCCGCGGCGCCGGCAAGTGGCTGGGTCTCACGGCCGGCATCGCCTACCTCTCCACGCTCCTCGGCGGCCTCCTCAGCCTGACGGTGGCCGCGCTCCTGTTCCCCCGGATCCTCACGCCGGGCTCGATCGCCGGCGTCACCGACCCCTCCGAGGCCACCGCCGCGCCGTTCTTCGAGATCGAGATGGGCCCGCCGTTCGGCGTCATGACCGCGCTGCTGCTGGCATTCGTGCTGGGCATCGGCATGACGCTCATCCCCCGGGGCGTGATGCAGCAGGGCTTCGAGGAGCTGCGCACGATCATCGAGCGCGTGGTCACCGGCCTGATCGTGCCGCTGCTGCCGTTCTACATCTTCGGCATCTTCCTGGCCATGGCGGCCGCCGGCGAGGTCTTCACGGTGATCATGACCTTCCTCGGCGTCATCCTGATCGTCTTCGCCCTGACCCTCGTCCTGCTCGTGCTCCAATACCTCGTGGCCGGCGCGATCAGCAGGCGCAACCCCTTCCACGCCCTGAAGGCCATGCTCCCCGCCTACGCCACCGCGCTCGGCACGTCCTCCTCCGCGGCCACCATCCCCGTCACGCTGCGGCAGGTGCTCTCCCTCGGCGTGCGGCAGCCGATCGCCTCCTTCGTGGTGCCGCTGGCCGCCACGATCCACCTGGCCGGCTCCACCGTGAAGATCGTGGCCTTCTCCACGGCCGTCATCCTCCTCACCGGGGGAACGGTGGACCTGCCCCTCATGGTGGGCTTCATCTTCATGCTCGGCATCACCATGGTGGCCGCCCCGGGCGTCCCCGGCGGCGCGATCGTCGCCGCCTCGGGCCTGCTCTCCACCATGCTCGGGTTCACCGAGCCGATGGTGGCGCTCATGGTGGCCACCTACATCGCCATCGACTCCTTCGGCACCGCCACCAACGTGACCGGCGACGGTGCGATCGCCCTCGTCATGGACCGGATCGCCGGGGACCGGATCGAGGACCGCTCGACGGCCGAGGAGACCGCGCGGGACTGA
- a CDS encoding sugar porter family MFS transporter, producing the protein MAEQQGTGDRSVLKDRVTGRVVGISVAAALGGFLFGFDTAVINGAVDALAGEFALGKGLTGFAVASALLGCALGAWFAGPLANKRGRVPVMVVAAVLFLVSALGSGLAFGVVDLILWRVVGGLGVGAASVIAPAYIAEVSPAQVRGRLGSMQQLAIVLGIFVALLSDAMFAGLAGGASNEFWLGLEAWRWMFLAEAVPAIAYGLFSLRLPESPRFLVARGRLDEAARVLHDFTGVDRVNLVIEDIRLSVQSERRESLSDLRGSALGLKPIVWVGILLSVFQQAVGINVIFYYSTTLWKSVGFGESDALLITVLTSVTNIAVTIVAIMLVDKVGRRPMLLVGSLGMTVSLGLMALCFSFSTVTVAADGIEAVSLGAPWSTLALIAANAFVVFFGATWGPLTWVLLGEMFPNRIRASALAVAAAAQWAANFVVSTTFPALAAVGLTFAYGLYALMALLSFLFVRTYVAETKGKTLEQMSDAVEVAPRRRAAVAREAGDA; encoded by the coding sequence ATGGCGGAGCAGCAGGGCACGGGGGACCGGTCGGTCCTCAAGGACAGGGTGACCGGACGGGTCGTGGGCATCAGCGTGGCCGCCGCTCTCGGCGGGTTCCTTTTCGGCTTCGACACCGCCGTCATCAACGGTGCCGTCGACGCCCTGGCGGGGGAGTTCGCGCTCGGCAAGGGCCTGACGGGCTTCGCCGTCGCCTCGGCGCTGCTCGGCTGCGCGCTCGGCGCGTGGTTCGCCGGACCGCTGGCCAACAAGCGCGGTCGCGTCCCGGTCATGGTCGTGGCCGCCGTCCTGTTCCTCGTCTCGGCCCTGGGGTCGGGCCTGGCCTTCGGCGTCGTGGACCTCATCCTCTGGCGCGTGGTGGGCGGCCTCGGCGTCGGCGCCGCCTCCGTGATCGCCCCCGCCTACATCGCCGAGGTGAGCCCCGCCCAGGTGCGCGGCCGGCTCGGGTCGATGCAGCAGCTGGCGATCGTGCTGGGCATCTTCGTGGCCCTGCTCTCCGATGCGATGTTCGCCGGCCTGGCCGGCGGCGCCTCCAACGAGTTCTGGCTCGGCCTCGAGGCGTGGCGTTGGATGTTCCTCGCGGAGGCCGTCCCCGCCATCGCCTACGGGCTGTTCTCCCTGCGTCTGCCGGAGTCCCCGCGCTTCCTCGTCGCCCGCGGCCGCCTCGACGAGGCCGCCCGCGTCCTGCACGACTTCACGGGTGTGGACCGGGTGAACCTGGTGATCGAGGACATCCGGCTCTCCGTGCAGTCGGAGCGCCGTGAGTCCCTGTCCGACCTGCGCGGCTCGGCCCTCGGCCTCAAGCCGATCGTGTGGGTCGGCATCCTGCTGTCCGTGTTCCAGCAGGCCGTGGGCATCAACGTGATCTTCTACTACTCCACGACCCTCTGGAAGTCCGTCGGGTTCGGCGAGTCGGACGCGTTGCTGATCACCGTGCTCACCTCCGTCACGAACATCGCGGTGACGATCGTGGCCATCATGCTCGTGGACAAGGTCGGGCGCCGGCCCATGCTCCTGGTCGGCTCCCTGGGCATGACCGTCTCGCTGGGGCTCATGGCCCTGTGCTTCTCCTTCTCCACGGTCACGGTGGCCGCCGACGGCATCGAGGCGGTGAGCCTGGGCGCCCCGTGGTCCACCCTCGCCCTGATCGCCGCCAACGCGTTCGTCGTCTTCTTCGGCGCCACGTGGGGCCCGCTGACCTGGGTCCTGCTGGGCGAGATGTTCCCCAACCGGATCCGCGCCAGCGCGCTCGCGGTGGCGGCCGCGGCCCAGTGGGCCGCGAACTTCGTCGTGTCCACCACGTTCCCGGCGCTGGCGGCGGTGGGCCTGACCTTCGCATATGGGCTGTACGCCCTGATGGCGTTGCTCTCGTTCCTGTTCGTGCGCACATACGTCGCCGAGACCAAAGGCAAGACCCTCGAGCAGATGAGCGACGCGGTGGAGGTCGCGCCGCGGCGTCGAGCCGCCGTGGCCCGCGAGGCAGGGGACGCCTGA
- a CDS encoding alpha/beta fold hydrolase, which produces MTSPQPHFTPAHDASLASTRVGEGPRRVAFLHGLMGRGRNFTGIAKDLADDFTCELIDLPDHGQSPWTDRVDYQEIADRVAAHLRAGLAAEGPVHLVGHSMGGKVSMALALRHPDLVDRLVVVDIAPRMSESATDEFVHLLGTMRRMDLASYGSRAEADAAMAEHVHDERVRGFLLQNLRRESGRFSWQPNIDMLFEHLEQVGRFPDPVVPEDPERVFDRPVLWLGGADSDYIRDEDVPGMRALFPRVVRVTVRDASHWVHADQPEAFVTALRTFLTAD; this is translated from the coding sequence GTGACCTCACCGCAGCCGCACTTCACCCCCGCCCACGACGCCTCCCTCGCCTCCACCCGGGTGGGGGAGGGCCCGCGCCGCGTCGCCTTCCTGCACGGGCTCATGGGCCGGGGCCGCAACTTCACGGGGATCGCCAAGGACCTCGCGGACGACTTCACGTGCGAGCTGATCGACCTGCCGGACCACGGCCAGTCCCCGTGGACGGACCGCGTGGACTACCAGGAGATCGCGGACCGCGTGGCGGCGCACCTGCGGGCCGGGCTCGCCGCGGAGGGCCCCGTCCACCTCGTGGGCCACTCGATGGGCGGCAAGGTGTCCATGGCGCTCGCCCTGCGCCACCCGGACCTCGTGGACCGCCTCGTGGTGGTGGACATCGCCCCCCGCATGTCCGAGTCCGCTACGGACGAGTTCGTCCACCTGCTCGGGACCATGCGCCGCATGGACCTGGCCTCGTACGGCTCCCGTGCGGAGGCGGACGCGGCCATGGCCGAGCACGTCCACGACGAGCGCGTGCGCGGCTTCCTGCTGCAGAACCTCCGCCGGGAGTCGGGCCGGTTCTCCTGGCAGCCGAACATCGACATGCTCTTCGAGCACCTCGAGCAGGTGGGCCGCTTCCCCGACCCCGTGGTCCCCGAGGATCCGGAGCGCGTGTTCGACCGGCCCGTGCTGTGGCTCGGGGGTGCGGACTCCGACTACATCCGGGACGAGGACGTGCCGGGGATGAGGGCCCTGTTCCCGCGCGTCGTGCGGGTGACGGTGCGGGACGCGTCCCACTGGGTCCACGCGGACCAGCCGGAGGCGTTCGTCACCGCGCTGCGCACCTTCCTCACCGCGGACTGA
- a CDS encoding DUF808 domain-containing protein, with amino-acid sequence MSGLVALLDDVAALARLAAASVDDVAAGAAKASAKAAGVVVDDAAVTPQYMSGAAAKRELPMIWRITKGSLRNKLVFILPALLIIDWLAPWLLPWLLIAGGTYLSYEGAHKVWGKLTGHHASHEAPAVEQGPEAEDKVVRGAITTDFILSAEIMVISMNEVADQSFWLKAAILAVVAVMITVVVYGAVALIVKMDDIGLHMNQNARTSGGRSFGAGLVKAMPVVLGVITAIGTVAMLWVGGHIVLMELSALGLPWPYDLQHEVVHAVEAAGGVVAWLVETLTSAAWGLLWGTLVVGIMAVVDRVRGKKDTLAH; translated from the coding sequence ATGAGTGGTTTGGTAGCCCTGCTCGACGACGTCGCCGCCCTGGCGCGCCTGGCCGCGGCGAGCGTGGACGACGTCGCCGCCGGTGCCGCCAAGGCGAGCGCGAAGGCCGCCGGCGTGGTGGTGGACGACGCCGCGGTGACGCCGCAGTACATGTCCGGCGCGGCAGCGAAGCGCGAGCTGCCCATGATCTGGCGCATCACCAAGGGCTCGCTGCGAAACAAGCTGGTGTTCATCCTGCCTGCGCTGCTGATCATCGACTGGCTGGCCCCGTGGCTGCTGCCGTGGCTGCTGATCGCCGGCGGCACGTACCTCTCCTACGAGGGCGCGCACAAGGTGTGGGGCAAGCTCACCGGCCACCACGCGTCGCACGAGGCGCCGGCCGTGGAGCAGGGCCCCGAGGCGGAGGACAAGGTGGTGCGCGGGGCCATCACCACGGACTTCATCCTCTCCGCGGAGATCATGGTGATCTCCATGAACGAGGTGGCGGACCAGTCCTTCTGGCTCAAGGCCGCGATCCTGGCGGTGGTGGCCGTGATGATCACCGTGGTGGTCTACGGCGCCGTGGCGCTGATCGTGAAGATGGACGACATCGGCCTGCACATGAATCAGAACGCCCGCACCTCGGGCGGCCGCTCGTTCGGCGCCGGCCTGGTCAAGGCCATGCCGGTGGTGCTCGGCGTGATCACCGCGATCGGCACCGTGGCGATGCTGTGGGTGGGCGGCCACATCGTGCTGATGGAGCTCTCCGCCCTGGGCCTGCCCTGGCCGTACGATCTCCAGCACGAGGTCGTGCACGCCGTGGAGGCGGCCGGCGGCGTCGTCGCCTGGCTCGTGGAGACCCTCACCTCCGCCGCGTGGGGCCTGCTGTGGGGCACCCTCGTGGTGGGGATCATGGCGGTGGTGGACCGCGTGCGCGGGAAGAAGGACACCCTGGCGCACTGA
- a CDS encoding PACE efflux transporter has protein sequence MTVDVGPAPGRTRPAPRGPGGRRALVGRPVFASAALRRVVYAVVFEALAVLFTTGILAALGNAGGPSLMVAVVSSTVALLWNVLFNTLFERFERRVGVTHRPWWMRAAHAVGFEGGLLVFLVPAVALVLGVGLGEAFLIEAGLLVFFLVYAAVYAYAFDSVFGLPTQSVRPRPAAAR, from the coding sequence ATGACCGTCGACGTCGGCCCCGCCCCCGGACGGACCCGTCCTGCTCCGCGCGGACCGGGTGGCCGCCGTGCCCTCGTGGGCCGCCCGGTGTTCGCCTCCGCGGCACTGCGCCGGGTGGTGTACGCCGTGGTATTCGAGGCGCTGGCGGTGCTCTTCACCACCGGCATCCTCGCGGCCCTGGGCAACGCCGGCGGCCCGTCCCTCATGGTGGCGGTGGTCTCCTCGACGGTGGCCCTCCTGTGGAACGTGCTGTTCAACACCCTGTTCGAGCGGTTCGAGCGCCGCGTGGGCGTCACCCACCGGCCGTGGTGGATGCGCGCGGCGCACGCCGTGGGCTTCGAGGGCGGCCTGCTGGTGTTCCTCGTGCCGGCCGTGGCCCTCGTGCTGGGCGTCGGGCTGGGGGAGGCCTTCCTGATCGAGGCCGGCCTGCTCGTGTTCTTCCTCGTCTACGCGGCCGTGTACGCCTACGCCTTCGACTCGGTGTTCGGGCTCCCCACCCAGTCCGTGCGGCCGCGCCCCGCGGCCGCCCGCTGA
- a CDS encoding patatin-like phospholipase family protein, with the protein MHETLTSNVTDTALLFEGGGMRASYTSAVVVELLRAGVHVDFVAGISAGSSNSVNYLARSPERARQAFVDFADDPRFGNWRTFLRGKGMFNAEYIYEHAGLPEADLPYDFATFEANPARLVLAGFDAVTGETRWWTREDMGTLRDLMVRVRASSTMPILMPPVHAEGTVFVDGALGVDGGIPVTAAEEAGFERLFVVMTRERSYVKGPERFPAFYQRAFRKYPAVAEALLTRWERYNATRERLFQMEREGSAYLFVPETMPVSNGERSVAKLAAAHELGLAQARREMPAIREFLGL; encoded by the coding sequence ATGCACGAGACGCTGACGTCCAACGTCACGGACACCGCACTGCTGTTCGAGGGCGGGGGCATGCGCGCCTCGTACACCTCGGCCGTGGTGGTCGAGCTGCTGCGCGCGGGCGTGCACGTGGACTTCGTGGCGGGGATCTCCGCCGGCTCCTCCAACTCCGTGAACTACCTGGCCCGTTCCCCCGAGCGCGCGCGGCAGGCGTTCGTGGACTTCGCGGACGACCCGCGGTTCGGCAACTGGCGGACCTTCCTGCGCGGCAAGGGCATGTTCAACGCGGAGTACATCTACGAGCACGCGGGCCTGCCGGAGGCGGACCTGCCGTACGACTTCGCCACGTTCGAGGCCAACCCCGCGCGCCTGGTGCTCGCCGGCTTCGACGCGGTCACGGGCGAGACCCGCTGGTGGACCCGCGAGGACATGGGGACCCTGCGGGACCTCATGGTGCGCGTGCGGGCGTCCTCGACCATGCCCATCCTCATGCCCCCGGTGCACGCGGAGGGCACGGTGTTCGTGGACGGCGCCCTCGGCGTGGACGGCGGCATCCCGGTGACCGCCGCCGAGGAGGCGGGCTTCGAGCGGCTGTTCGTGGTGATGACCCGCGAGCGCTCCTACGTCAAGGGGCCCGAGCGCTTCCCCGCGTTCTACCAGCGGGCCTTCCGGAAGTACCCCGCCGTGGCCGAGGCGCTGCTCACGCGCTGGGAGCGGTACAACGCCACGCGGGAGCGCCTGTTCCAGATGGAGCGCGAGGGCAGCGCCTACCTGTTCGTCCCCGAGACCATGCCGGTGTCCAACGGGGAGCGGTCCGTGGCGAAGCTGGCCGCCGCTCACGAGCTGGGGCTGGCGCAGGCCCGGCGGGAGATGCCCGCCATCCGGGAGTTCCTGGGCCTCTGA
- the tpx gene encoding thiol peroxidase translates to MATTHFQSTPVRTVGELPAVGSAAPAFTLTGQDLGAVGLADLAGRTVVLNIFPSLDTGVCAQSVRRFNEEAAGLEGTSVLAVSADLPFAAARFCSAEGIDAVTPASVFRSDFGTDYGVELAEGPMAGLLARAVVVIDAEGRVVHTELEDEITAEPDYEAALAAARG, encoded by the coding sequence ATGGCCACCACCCACTTCCAGAGCACCCCCGTCCGCACCGTGGGCGAGCTGCCCGCGGTCGGCTCCGCCGCTCCCGCCTTCACCCTCACGGGACAGGACCTCGGGGCCGTCGGGCTCGCCGACCTGGCCGGGCGCACCGTGGTGCTGAACATCTTCCCGTCCCTGGACACCGGTGTGTGCGCGCAGTCCGTGCGCCGGTTCAACGAGGAGGCCGCCGGACTCGAGGGCACCTCCGTCCTCGCCGTGTCCGCCGACCTGCCGTTCGCCGCCGCCCGCTTCTGCTCGGCGGAGGGCATCGACGCCGTCACCCCCGCCTCCGTCTTCCGCTCGGACTTCGGCACGGACTACGGCGTGGAGCTCGCGGAGGGCCCCATGGCGGGGCTGCTCGCGCGCGCCGTCGTCGTGATCGACGCCGAGGGCCGCGTGGTGCACACCGAGCTGGAGGACGAGATCACCGCCGAGCCGGACTACGAGGCCGCCCTGGCCGCCGCGCGCGGCTGA